One region of Jatrophihabitans cynanchi genomic DNA includes:
- a CDS encoding S1C family serine protease: MNRTPVIAGVTALAVAGLGIGLAANGARVVTGTGTLAQQTTPASVLPRWGGDTGGQGGANGPGGAPAQSTTAAATAAQQVGVVDIDTVLGYQNAEAAGTGMVLTASGEILTNNHVIQGATSITVTVVSTGRTYRAGVVGTDPSEDIAVLRLTGASGLQPARLGDSSAVAVGDAITGVGNAGGAGGTPSAAAGTVTALDQAITASDESGANAEKLTGLIEVDAQIRAGDSGGPLYDAAGEIIGMDTAAQTARRQTVAGYAIPIDPARSIAATIESATASTGTVHLGYPAFLGVSVAPDGTASGAARGASVAGVLDGTPAAEAGLAAGDVITSVGGVAVTSADSLATALHRHRPADSVRLRWTDTSGQSHRASVVLTRGPAD, translated from the coding sequence ATGAACCGCACCCCAGTCATCGCGGGCGTCACCGCCCTGGCCGTCGCGGGACTCGGGATCGGCCTGGCGGCGAACGGCGCGCGGGTGGTGACCGGCACGGGAACGCTCGCGCAGCAGACCACGCCGGCCTCGGTGCTTCCGCGCTGGGGCGGCGACACCGGTGGACAGGGCGGCGCCAACGGGCCGGGCGGTGCGCCCGCCCAGAGCACGACGGCAGCCGCGACCGCCGCGCAGCAGGTCGGCGTCGTGGACATCGACACCGTGCTCGGCTACCAGAACGCCGAGGCGGCCGGTACCGGGATGGTGCTCACCGCGAGCGGCGAGATCCTGACCAACAACCACGTGATCCAAGGCGCCACCTCGATCACCGTCACCGTCGTGAGCACCGGACGGACCTATCGGGCCGGTGTGGTCGGCACCGATCCGTCCGAGGACATCGCGGTGCTCCGGTTGACCGGCGCATCCGGGCTGCAGCCGGCGAGGCTCGGCGACTCCTCGGCCGTCGCGGTCGGCGACGCGATCACCGGCGTCGGCAACGCCGGAGGTGCCGGCGGAACGCCCAGTGCCGCGGCAGGCACGGTGACCGCCCTCGACCAGGCGATCACGGCCAGCGACGAGAGCGGCGCGAACGCCGAGAAGCTCACCGGGCTGATCGAGGTCGACGCGCAGATCCGAGCCGGCGATTCAGGTGGCCCGCTGTACGACGCCGCCGGCGAGATCATCGGCATGGACACCGCCGCGCAGACCGCCCGGAGGCAGACTGTCGCCGGCTACGCGATCCCGATCGACCCGGCACGCTCGATCGCCGCCACCATCGAGTCGGCGACCGCCTCGACCGGGACGGTTCACCTGGGCTATCCCGCGTTCCTGGGCGTGTCCGTCGCGCCGGACGGCACTGCGAGCGGCGCGGCGCGGGGCGCGAGTGTCGCGGGCGTCCTCGACGGCACCCCGGCTGCCGAGGCAGGACTCGCCGCGGGCGACGTGATCACCTCGGTAGGGGGTGTGGCGGTCACGTCCGCCGACTCGCTGGCGACAGCGCTGCACCGGCATCGCCCGGCGGACTCGGTGCGGCTGCGCTGGACGGACACATCCGGACAATCGCACCGCGCGAGCGTCGTCCTGACCCGCGGGCCGGCCGACTAG
- the glgX gene encoding glycogen debranching protein GlgX: MLPEELTAALAARLERAWPGDPFPLGAHWDGEGTNFAIWSTTATAAQVCLFDSGGAAAGQSGTEYRIDLDDRTYHVWHGYLPGVGPGQRYGFRLDGPYDPSRGLFHNPAKLLLDPYARAIEGEFVDHPAVYADSAEDSAPHVPRSVVIHSAFPWGDDRRPNVPWDDTVIYELHVRGFTKLHPDVPPELRGTYAGLAHPAAVDYLTSLGVTAVELMPVHQFVTEPAVQARGMRNYWGYNTAGFFAPHEAYSSRRGNQVREFKSMVRALHAAGIEVILDVVYNHTAEGEPNGPVLNFRGIDNGSYYRLDEHDPSKYVDYTGCGNTFDPRHPFPLQLITDSLRYWITEMHVDGFRFDLASALARSLHDVDKLSSFFDTIHQDPVISQAKLIAEPWDVGAGGYQVGEFPPLWTEWNGRYRDTVRSFWAHGTDGVRDLAYRLTGSSDLYGDDGRLPIASINYVTAHDGFTMRDLVSYERKHNEANGEANRDGTDDNRSFNGGTEGDPAPAEVVALRRRQARNLLSTLLLSTGAPMLVAGDERWRTQQGNNNAYVQDNEISWLDWTSSDSAEDLLALVRRLLTLRRDHPVLRQRAFFEGRPVEDECKDLAWFHPAGREMSDQDWFDTGLRSIGMYLDGRGLRHRGRRGELIIDDSFLLLLHAGDSDGEFRLPATPWAAEFETVIDTTCPGGAPPSSAPVPGGASLPVRARSVRLLRVQR; the protein is encoded by the coding sequence ATGCTGCCCGAGGAACTCACCGCCGCCCTGGCCGCGCGCTTGGAGCGCGCCTGGCCGGGTGATCCGTTCCCGCTCGGCGCGCACTGGGACGGCGAGGGCACCAACTTCGCGATCTGGTCGACGACCGCCACCGCCGCCCAGGTCTGCCTGTTCGACAGTGGGGGCGCAGCCGCCGGGCAATCGGGCACGGAGTACCGGATCGACCTGGACGATCGCACCTACCACGTCTGGCACGGTTACCTGCCCGGCGTCGGCCCGGGGCAGCGCTACGGATTCCGCCTGGACGGTCCGTACGACCCGTCCCGCGGGCTGTTCCACAACCCGGCCAAGCTGCTGCTCGACCCGTACGCGCGCGCCATCGAGGGCGAGTTCGTGGACCATCCGGCCGTCTACGCCGACAGCGCCGAGGACTCCGCCCCGCATGTGCCGCGCTCGGTGGTCATCCACAGCGCCTTCCCGTGGGGCGATGACCGCCGGCCGAACGTACCGTGGGACGACACGGTCATCTACGAACTGCACGTGCGCGGCTTCACCAAGCTGCATCCGGACGTGCCGCCCGAACTGCGTGGTACCTACGCGGGGCTGGCGCACCCCGCGGCTGTGGACTACCTGACCTCGCTGGGCGTCACTGCCGTCGAGTTGATGCCGGTGCACCAGTTCGTCACCGAGCCGGCGGTCCAGGCGCGTGGCATGCGCAACTACTGGGGCTACAACACCGCCGGGTTCTTCGCGCCCCACGAGGCCTACAGCTCGCGGCGCGGCAACCAGGTCCGCGAGTTCAAGTCGATGGTGCGCGCACTGCACGCCGCCGGCATCGAGGTGATCCTCGACGTCGTCTACAACCACACCGCAGAGGGCGAACCGAACGGTCCGGTCCTGAACTTCCGCGGCATCGACAACGGCTCGTACTACCGGCTGGACGAACACGACCCGTCCAAGTACGTCGACTACACCGGCTGCGGCAACACCTTCGACCCGCGCCACCCGTTCCCGCTGCAACTGATCACCGACTCGCTGCGCTACTGGATCACCGAGATGCACGTCGACGGGTTCCGCTTCGACCTCGCGTCCGCGCTGGCGCGCTCGCTGCACGACGTGGACAAGCTGTCCTCGTTCTTCGACACCATCCATCAGGATCCGGTGATCTCGCAGGCCAAACTCATCGCCGAGCCGTGGGACGTCGGCGCGGGCGGCTACCAGGTCGGTGAGTTCCCGCCGTTGTGGACGGAGTGGAACGGCCGCTACCGCGATACGGTGCGCTCGTTCTGGGCCCACGGCACCGACGGCGTGCGCGATCTGGCCTACCGGCTGACCGGCTCGTCGGACCTGTACGGCGACGACGGCCGGCTGCCGATCGCGTCGATCAACTACGTGACGGCGCACGACGGCTTCACGATGCGCGATCTGGTGTCCTACGAACGCAAGCACAACGAGGCGAACGGCGAGGCGAACCGCGACGGCACGGACGACAACCGGTCCTTCAACGGCGGCACCGAGGGCGATCCCGCACCGGCCGAGGTGGTCGCGCTGCGCCGCCGGCAGGCGCGCAACCTGCTGTCGACGCTGCTGCTGTCCACCGGGGCCCCGATGCTGGTAGCCGGCGACGAGCGGTGGCGCACGCAGCAGGGCAACAACAACGCGTACGTGCAGGACAACGAGATCTCCTGGCTGGACTGGACGAGCAGCGACAGCGCCGAGGACCTGCTCGCGCTGGTGCGCCGGCTGCTCACCCTGCGGCGCGACCATCCGGTACTGCGCCAGCGTGCCTTCTTCGAGGGACGCCCGGTCGAGGACGAGTGCAAGGACCTCGCCTGGTTCCACCCGGCCGGCCGCGAGATGAGTGATCAGGACTGGTTCGACACCGGGCTGCGCTCGATCGGCATGTACCTGGACGGGCGCGGGCTTCGGCACCGCGGCCGGCGCGGCGAGCTGATCATCGACGACTCGTTCCTGCTGCTGCTGCACGCGGGCGACAGCGACGGCGAGTTCCGGCTGCCCGCAACCCCGTGGGCCGCCGAGTTCGAGACGGTGATCGACACGACGTGCCCTGGCGGCGCGCCGCCGTCGTCGGCTCCGGTGCCCGGCGGGGCATCGCTACCCGTCCGGGCCCGATCGGTCAGGTTGCTGCGCGTGCAGCGCTGA
- a CDS encoding phosphoadenylyl-sulfate reductase: MTQLLERTSERVSFDDLEIGEIALDLDDQEPEDVIEWGLSTFGDRIAIVTALQADGMAILDMAVKIKPDVRVITVDTGRLPQETYQFIDEVRAHYPRTQWDVLFPEATEVEAMVQRRGVNLFRNSVEERMLCCQIRKVRPLVKALQGLDAWFTGLRRDQWASRAAIKKVELDHDHEGIVKINALADWEGDEVEAYLKENGAPVHPLYAQGFTSLGCAPCTRPIQQGENDRAGRWWWETGAPKECGIHCPIETGSFEHEAQAIFAEAERRSAR, encoded by the coding sequence ATGACACAGTTGTTGGAACGGACCTCGGAGCGCGTCAGCTTCGACGACCTGGAGATCGGTGAGATCGCACTGGACCTGGACGACCAGGAGCCGGAGGACGTCATCGAGTGGGGCCTTTCGACCTTCGGTGACCGGATCGCGATCGTCACGGCGCTGCAGGCCGACGGCATGGCGATCCTCGACATGGCAGTGAAGATCAAGCCGGACGTGCGGGTGATCACGGTCGACACCGGGCGGCTGCCACAGGAGACCTACCAGTTCATCGACGAGGTGCGCGCCCACTACCCGCGCACCCAGTGGGACGTGCTCTTCCCGGAGGCCACCGAGGTCGAGGCGATGGTGCAGCGGCGGGGCGTGAACCTGTTCCGCAACTCCGTCGAGGAGCGCATGCTCTGCTGCCAGATCCGCAAGGTACGGCCGCTGGTGAAGGCGCTGCAGGGTCTGGACGCCTGGTTCACCGGACTGCGCCGCGACCAGTGGGCCTCCCGTGCCGCGATCAAGAAGGTCGAGCTGGACCACGACCACGAGGGCATCGTGAAGATCAACGCGCTGGCCGACTGGGAGGGCGACGAGGTCGAGGCGTACCTGAAGGAGAACGGCGCCCCGGTGCACCCGCTGTACGCGCAGGGCTTCACCAGCCTCGGCTGCGCGCCGTGCACGCGGCCCATCCAGCAGGGCGAGAACGACCGCGCCGGCCGCTGGTGGTGGGAGACCGGTGCACCCAAGGAGTGCGGCATCCACTGCCCGATCGAGACCGGCAGCTTCGAGCACGAGGCGCAGGCGATCTTCGCCGAGGCCGAGCGCCGATCGGCGCGGTAG
- a CDS encoding MoaD/ThiS family protein, with protein MTATLPTRTRRSGADKPPPDWDLVYKRNYIERLKRDRPPLNVRDELPELIARGYEDIPEEDIVRLYWWALAHDKPKIGTFMVRVKVAGGLVSAEQARALGRIAREYGRDEAELTTRQGIQLHWVELAKLPSVLADIEAAGLTTNGGEGDTVRNITGCPVTGLTHDEPFDVTPVIREVAEHFYGNLEFSNLPRKHKYTISACSAQCNAPEISDVALIAVEQGGRDGFALRVGGGMTNTPRISRDIGVFIPREDTVEVLAAVTNAWQRDLRYRISRAKARIKFMMDDYGPEGMRAKIEEALGRPLEDGTAPEPKLDADHLGVHAQRQDGLVYIGVPVPSGRITGSKLETLAALAESYGGDVRLTRQQNFILGNVPVERVDDVKATLREIGFDLDRGRAFGRSLACTSHTFCNYSVAETKGKLDEMLDELTEHFGSEQIGDLAIHMDGCPHACAQHWVGEIGLQGTTTRIDGSDERVEAYDLTVGGGLGTRTAIGRRLMRRVPTGEINAVIDRLVGAWLQERNSTGNPAFTIGDFCNAHTDEELVAIANDSEVAAAVPDTSVAVRLPGPLLPLVNGEDRLDVQAATVGEALAAVAARFPEFGATVLPGGKVAESFLIAIGDDDIRGLDGLQTPVQPGVDIIIVMAMSGG; from the coding sequence GTGACTGCAACCCTGCCCACCCGTACCCGCCGGTCCGGCGCCGACAAGCCGCCGCCGGACTGGGACCTGGTCTACAAGCGCAACTACATCGAGCGGCTCAAGCGGGATCGCCCGCCGCTGAACGTGCGCGACGAGCTGCCCGAACTCATCGCCCGCGGCTACGAGGACATCCCGGAGGAGGACATCGTCCGGCTCTACTGGTGGGCACTCGCGCACGACAAGCCCAAGATCGGCACCTTCATGGTGCGGGTCAAGGTGGCCGGCGGGCTGGTCAGTGCCGAGCAGGCGCGCGCGTTGGGCCGCATCGCCCGGGAGTACGGCCGGGACGAGGCGGAGCTGACCACGCGCCAGGGCATCCAGCTGCACTGGGTCGAACTGGCCAAGCTGCCGTCGGTGCTCGCCGACATCGAGGCCGCCGGGCTGACCACGAACGGCGGTGAGGGCGACACCGTCCGCAACATCACCGGCTGCCCGGTCACCGGGCTGACCCACGACGAGCCGTTCGACGTCACGCCGGTGATCCGCGAGGTCGCCGAGCACTTCTACGGGAACCTGGAGTTCTCGAACCTGCCGCGCAAGCACAAGTACACGATCTCGGCGTGCAGCGCGCAGTGCAACGCTCCGGAGATCTCCGACGTGGCGCTGATCGCGGTCGAGCAGGGTGGCCGCGACGGGTTCGCACTGCGCGTCGGCGGCGGCATGACCAACACGCCGCGCATCTCGCGCGACATCGGCGTGTTCATCCCGCGCGAGGACACCGTCGAGGTGCTCGCGGCCGTCACCAACGCGTGGCAGCGCGACCTGCGCTACCGCATCTCGCGGGCCAAGGCGCGGATCAAGTTCATGATGGACGACTACGGCCCGGAGGGGATGCGCGCCAAGATCGAGGAGGCGCTCGGCCGCCCGCTCGAGGACGGCACCGCGCCCGAGCCCAAGCTGGACGCGGACCACCTGGGCGTGCACGCGCAACGCCAGGACGGGCTGGTGTACATCGGTGTCCCGGTGCCGTCCGGCCGGATCACCGGCAGCAAGCTGGAGACGCTCGCGGCGCTCGCCGAGAGTTACGGCGGCGACGTGCGGCTGACCCGCCAGCAGAACTTCATCCTCGGCAACGTGCCGGTCGAGCGGGTCGACGACGTCAAGGCGACGCTGCGCGAGATCGGCTTCGACCTCGACCGGGGCCGCGCGTTCGGCCGCTCGCTGGCCTGCACGTCGCACACGTTCTGCAACTACTCGGTCGCCGAGACCAAGGGCAAGCTCGACGAGATGCTCGACGAGCTGACCGAGCACTTCGGCAGCGAGCAGATCGGCGACCTGGCGATCCACATGGACGGCTGCCCGCACGCCTGCGCGCAGCACTGGGTCGGCGAGATCGGGTTGCAGGGCACCACGACCCGGATCGACGGGTCGGACGAGCGGGTGGAGGCCTACGACCTCACCGTCGGCGGCGGCCTCGGCACCCGGACCGCCATCGGCCGCCGGCTGATGCGGCGGGTACCCACCGGCGAGATCAACGCGGTCATCGACCGGCTGGTCGGCGCGTGGCTGCAGGAGCGGAACAGCACCGGCAACCCGGCGTTCACGATCGGCGACTTCTGCAACGCGCACACCGACGAGGAACTGGTCGCGATCGCGAACGACAGCGAGGTTGCGGCCGCCGTCCCGGACACCAGTGTCGCGGTGCGCCTGCCCGGACCGCTGCTGCCACTGGTGAACGGCGAGGACCGGCTGGACGTCCAGGCCGCCACCGTCGGCGAGGCGCTCGCGGCGGTAGCGGCCCGGTTCCCCGAGTTCGGTGCGACCGTGCTGCCCGGCGGCAAGGTTGCCGAGTCGTTCCTGATCGCGATCGGCGACGACGACATCCGCGGCCTCGACGGGCTGCAGACCCCGGTTCAGCCCGGCGTCGACATCATCATCGTCATGGCGATGTCCGGCGGCTGA